From a single Nothobranchius furzeri strain GRZ-AD chromosome 7, NfurGRZ-RIMD1, whole genome shotgun sequence genomic region:
- the tmem14ca gene encoding transmembrane protein 14C, translating to MSVDWVGYGYATLVASGGVIGYVKAGSVPSLAAGLLFGGLAGFGAYQVSNDPNNVWVSLGTSGTLAAIMGKRFYGSRKVMPAGLIAAASLLMVGKLGLALLQKPAESS from the exons ATGTCCGTGGACTGGGTTGGATATGGATATGCCACTCTAGTCGCATCCGGGGGAGTCATTGGTTATGTAAAAGCAG GCAGTGTCCCCTCACTTGCTGCCGGTCTTCTCTTTGGGGGACTTGCAGGATTTGGTGCCTACCAAGTCTCCAATGATCCTAATAATGTTTGGGTTTCACTAG GCACATCAGGAACTCTCGCTGCCATCATGGGAAAGAGGTTCTACGGATCCAGGAAGGTCATGCCGGCTGGTCTCATAGCAGCAGCGAG TCTTCTGATGGTGGGGAAGCTGGGGTTGGCGTTGCTCCAGAAACCAGCAGAGTCCTCCTGA